The Dreissena polymorpha isolate Duluth1 chromosome 2, UMN_Dpol_1.0, whole genome shotgun sequence nucleotide sequence accaaatttggtagccctatgccatatggttatagacagaagatttttaaagttttcacaaaaaaggccttatataagcatatgttcaattgtgtgaccctcggggcagggtcaaacttgaccccaggggcataatttgaacaaacttggtagaggactataagatgccactacataccaaatttggtaaccataggcccaatggttatggacgataagattttgaaagttttcacaaaataggccttatataagcaaattttagattttgtgacccccagagcagggtaaaatttgaccccaggggcataatttgaacaaatttggtagaggactatgagatgtctctacaaaccaaatttgatggccctaggcccaatggttatggacgaaaagattttgaaagttttcacaaaataggccttatataagcaaattttcaattttgtgaaccccagggcagggtcaaatttgaccccaggggcataatttgaacaaatttgaaagaggttcaccccaggaacattcctgagaaatttcatcagaattggaccagtagtttagaagatgtttaaaggaaaagttaacgcacgcacggacgcacgacggacacagggccatgacataagccccgctggcctttggccagtggaactaataaacaagagtgccaaactgtcacaagatacgcccgtttgaaggttttggacaacttgataacatgacccggcatgacccatattcgaacttgacctagatattgtctagatacaacttctgacaaagtttggtgaagatcagataaaaactacttcaattagagagcggacaccatgctaaatccttgaaatgcactaagtgacaccgtgacctagtttttgaccctgcattacccatattctaacttgacctagtgTGGGTACCCACTCGCTGCCATCAATGTTTTTGTGACAATATTTTCATTTCTCAGCGCAAttggtcccctagtagtaacaattgagtaataaggtccccaaagtACACCTGTGAAAAccgcagtgttttttttcacttataggggaatggtggcggggcccgtccaaaggggaaaaaatgcgtcgtttttaggaaaaggggaaaattcacttgtttatatgtaataatatttattatattaatacacgtatgtatgaatataatattcacagctgaatgtctttgtcctttttcttaaaattaaaatatatatcaatgattttttcaacatttaagtttcagacagttcagccttcatgcacagtctcagttttcttagccattttgagtctaattgggatcttttaaatcgataaaatggcaaatttgagcattttttatcaataaaatataccaaattggaatgattttatcaacaaatattgacacaatatagatacatcaggccttttctttgccattttgggagaaaaatgcaattaatgtgaaaagtccactgatttgggaaaaactatttaatacaactctttataataattcaaaatactataaattatagctatatactttgttaattgtttatgaaataaatttgagatatatttatcatgattatgagacagttctttctaaaaaaaaaaatattttttttttttaacttctgaaggggattttttttttaatgggggaaaatatatactcttttttgaggggaatggggccaaatatcggccccgaaattgccataaaaaaaacactgaactgttatgtctcttttaactttaattggcactaattgacatatgtgataaatctgcaaactgttaatattttaattagtcaagttatagtgtaatgtgacctactgaagtgaagtaactattataaaaaacaaatatctcggttaactgacaacaaaagaaaatatcggaaatgacattcggaattaaatgaccgatttcggattaaaaatgtataaataatcgctGGTACTTGAATTcatggttcagcggaccaacgaaatccacgaaaattcgtaccacacgaaatttaatggttttatagtatttgaattagagaggggacactgcctgcattcgccaatcttataaccagttttttccttcggaaaacctggttaaaaaaacaataaaaaagcagTCATTGACTTTTTATGGTAATCAGAAAATGTCCACCAACCTTTCTCTTCTACTTAACTGAGGTCcttcagcagcagcagcattagtatCTAGAGTACTTAGTTTCTGAGTTTTCTTGAGAGCTCTATTTGGGTTTTCTATGTCTATCAAATGAGAAACACCTTTCACAGGTTTGTCCTGTAGAAAATAATTGATAATCATTAGGAACATGACTTGAAAAGGGTACATGATTGAAGACAAGACTCTAAAATGACAAGTATGTTACAGtaacaacaagaaaccgtcggagatgggtgatgctccccaaagggttttttggtcacaatattgcactatatattcagataataggaaacgtcttgaggacacagtagttggggggacaataatttttttatagaaaatttcaaagggccataactctgtgaaaaatcattcgatcataaatccgctgataatatgcacatctcctcttggtagtgaagcttcccataaagtttcatcgaattccggtcattagttgctgagaaattgcccggacaagaattgcactatatgtacagttaatggaaaatttcaaagggccataactctgtgaaaaatcatccgaccagaaaccgctgataatatgcacatctcctcttggtagtgaagctttccataaagtttcattgaattctggtcattagatgctgagaaatagcccggacaagaattgcactatatgtacagttaatggaaaattttaaagggccataactctgtgaaaaatcatccgaccagaacccgctgataatatgcacatctccttttggtagtgaagcttcccataaaacttaattgaattccggtcattagttgctgagaaatagcccggacaagaattgcactatgtgtccagttaatggaaaatttcaatgggccataactctgtgaaaaatcatccgaccataaaccgctgataatatgcacatctcctctttgtagtgaagcttcccataaagtttcattgaattccggtcattagttgctgagaaatagcccggacaagaattgcactatatgtaaagttaatggaaaatttcaaagggccataactctgtgaaaaatcatccgaccagaacccgctgataatatgcacatctcctcttggtagtgaagcttcccataaagtttcattgaattctggtcattagttgctgagaaatagcccggacaaaaattgtgcacggacggacacacggatgcACAGACACATGgaaggacagacgaagcggcgactaatttattttgggggagcataaaaatatgaaaTGTTGTGTATTTTGATCTTAATTAACACTAAGGCATTCAGAGTTCTTTGGCATACATTATATACTGTATTGGTCTGATGTTATATCTGTTTCAGCCTCTTGGCCAGAAATAATGGAAACATTGAATAACTTTTAGgtcaaaataatatttcaaaatttcaaaacaaaaaaagtttttaGTTAATAAAATTTAAGCATTCATTTTGATCAACATCATTCTACCAAAGATTGTTCAATTGGCACTTATTCATAATGTGAATGACcatgtaaataaataacaaaaatatacttCATCTGATTCCGAATCTGAGGATCCGCTCTCGGAGCCGCTGCCCCCCTCGGCCTTCTCTTTGACCACACCCTCCGCCCCGCCCTCAGCTGtctcttcatcatcatcaacctCACCTCTCTGAGCCTGATTAAAACATTCAATCCATCAGATGCAGTAGCCATTGGGTCTCTTTAACTATATTTTGTACATATAACCAAAAGCTTCCATTTAATAAGTTTGAAAACTTGATGTTCAAACTTTCTGGCCTCTTATGCGTGACTAAAATcctaaacttttcaaaattgaagTTAAGAATAATTAAAGGTTTGTTTCACTTAACATCAGTACTATATTGACGAGTGCATGGCATTTTAAGATGATCATGCCAATATAAAGATATAGAAACATGAATCATATTAAGAAAAAATCACATTTCCATATTGTTCATACTTAAAGACTACATCATAGAATACTAAAAATATTTCTAATaggtataaataatttaaacaaaaggcATAAAATGTTGTACAAAAAATTATGCTAGAATAAATCATGAGACAATGGCATTGATTCAATAAGCcaatcatcatcattaaaatacACCAGAATTCTAGTAAGTTTGAAACAAACCCGCcattctttttcttttctttctttttctagTTGTTGACTGAGGGTCTCTTCATCTGTGAACTGACGACTGCGACCCTTGTAATTTTTCTTAGGCGGTCTACCTCCTCCTATTAAGTATGGTGcatagattttttaaacaaaagcatagTACTGTGGATTCATTTCATTTCGTTAACAGGACATTTGCTGGATAATAAAAAGGGGCATTTATGGACCATAAACATAGGATTGGTACATTATAAAGAATATTGGAATATATGCTTCATTAAAGAGGTCAAACAATATGTAAAAGCCTGGAAGTTTATTAAGAACAAAACCTTTACATTTAGAATCTCACATTACTGCAAGTCCCTGATTACCCATTTAGGCCAAGTAGGCAACTGCCAATGGGCCTGCGAATTTTAGGGGCTCCATGAGAACGTGAATATACAGACTACAGCAGGCCTTTTCATTGCAAGTTTGgtaaaaatgcaattttgaagctgtatatttgacatttgaccttgaagaatgaccttgacctttcaccactcaaaatgtgcagctccataagatgcacatgcatgccaaatatcaagttgctatcttaaataataaaaaagttattgcaaaactttaaccaaggtttaagttttgggacacacacaatgaatgacagacagacaggccaaaaaaaatatgccccgatctttcgatctgggggcatacaaaatgGTGTTCAAAAATTTAGAAACAGTCACAATTTTGAATTCACGATCGATTTTGGGTATGCAATATGTATTCTTGTAAAACGTCAAatgtttcaaagaataaaagCACATTGTTAAAAACTTTGATGTATAGAAGAAATTACTTGTATAAGTGTTTCACTTTAAGCGGTTCAGTTAAACAATTGTCaattaccggtatacatggttatttacccaatcaAATGTAATTGTCAATTGCCTTAAGGCGTTCTTCTGCCaggttttattatattaatatggtTGTGAAATGCGTGATCCAAGAGTCATCTGATAAGCGCAACAGGGCAGAATTCTGATAATACAGCATTGCAAAATAAACTGTCAGAAAATTCAGAAAATTAGTcacaaataatgattattttggctaaaaatgaAAGTCAGAAAATTAAGAGTTATTACAGTAATAACTATTATGTCCTATTGGCATTACGATATTATAAGAACATGTTATACCTATAACAGTGTCATACTGTACAGTCCACGCGtattccccaaaaaacgcgctccctccgcggggtttttctgctagcgagtgtttacgCGGAGTTGGAAAGCGAGGTGAACTCGCTAAAACGCTCGACGTTCCGCCGAGTTCGCTAATACCCGCGGcttgtattactttagcctagttggtacatgcagacaatttccgttcttatcagcgaccgctgcgcaacaccgcgttagcagtgtgctactgggcatgccaaaaaatataaagattgttattaaaaattgtttaaatactgtggcatataaaaaataaagataattgtataaaacaataataaatgtttttattcacaggtacATCTACAGtatgaatgaatatacgacacgtaaagcgttttgacaaattaatatttaatgcataacacatatagcacaagaataaatgttccgttaaatttccaaatgagaataatagtttgtaatccgaaacacgcttccgatttttaatgttaacacgacatttacaaatgcttccaataaacagtcatcatgtatatttcccgacaaaagcgcgcaaaaattatgctgcaatgtacaagttcaaggtttatgcgtggaaagcgtgcgtgtattgattttttatacaaactttgtagcgcagagaacactgAATTCTGTCGATTTcagttaaaagtttctttggtattttttaacacaattgtatcgcgaataatttgatatttcctccaaattaatttcaattcaaacacgccgtatctttatcgttacggtattttagtagagtaattattgaaacagttattgtactgtatactgattgaagagaacatctggacagaactggattaagtgtttggcgttatgaaaacacgcaaagcttgcctactgacctattgtgtagactgctgtctgtggtgttttgacaaaagggattaacatgtgtgaatgtccagagctctagataaggatttgtgaaattagtaacggtactgccactgacagaaagaaaaggagtaacgctgaaaatcaattacggtagtacctgtactaccatatccaaaaatacaggtagtactgtactacccgtgttcttggatattgatggGTGTATACCTTACTTTACAGATtgagaaacatttgcagcaattataataaatatattttgcttctttaaaagttactttattaggttttccattctgaattttgatgcaaatataactacacattaaaactcatgactaaatactataactttattttgacaagaaaacacaagccaacttgtaagctaagtaaatgaacaccaatgtcactgtctcatctcaAAAGAATCATTGCTTTAGCATCAACTGTCAAAGTTGGCATAGACTATGCCAACTATGACAATTAAACGCTCAAGCAAACACTTCAACTGGGcttacagattgaatgtcagaATGGTAagacgaccgtatgtagccattatatgacaactaAGTGTTtatttgaaccgctttcggtttagCCAGCCTTCcatgcgcgcagacatattgtttttgacgggctTACAAGTTACCGGAAATCACGCCACAGAATAGATAATAATActggaacccagtctacaacttttcggtaatttaaattaatgaaaagcgccgttaggttagagaccaacaaatatgCCGCGCTGACACCGACGTATCAgaacggccagatttttttcgtaaatgcataaaagggatattaaagtcgtaattgtacgtccagtttataaaaataaattcgtaaaccttcatgaaaaagctgTATTAACGTCTGTatggcccttatctggagctctggtgaaTGTCACTCAATTTGTTCcataattgaccactcgccagctgtcaaactcacgaaataatcaatAAGATTTCGTaaattgcggccacatggtccgacaaacaaagactgtcggagtaatggataaagcatTTTATGCAAACACAACTTAGTTGGCGGAGCGAAGCGATCTCGTATTTGGCGGCTGGTCAATgataattaccggtaatacattgttttgaatgtcattattttatataGATATGTACTTGTAatgaatgtaattttatttgaaaatcaggaagtcaaacaaagttaaattgatcgttatctagTAACTTATACACTGAGTTTCCGCCTCGTTGCCAACGCCGATTATCAATTTTGCTGATCGTTAACCGATCATGCAAACGCCGAGTATCgagggattttcttaatctccctcggAGATACTGCCCGCGGAGTAGctagggaaattggggaaaacgcgaaGACTGTACTGTAGTATAAATATCTTACCAGCCTTGACACATGAAGGCtaattaaaacaattgaaatCAACTAGGCACTGGAATTTTAGTAGGCACTAGGCCAACTAAGGGCCTGGGACATGGGACACAAAagtttcactgcctatgggccTCTATGGTGCTTAATGCAGCACTGACCGCCACTAAAATGGAAACTTTCCTCAACCTATGTTCAACTAATATTTATACCACACACTGCTTTGTCTGGGATTTTTTAGGAGAAATAACTCAGCAATATTTGGCTTACTGCATACAAAAAGTGtcatacatattttaatgattttggaAGTTTCCAATTCCATGACTGAGAAATAAGGAAGGAGTTTGCTCCACATTGTGGCAAACTTAACAGGGTAATACGGAAACTGGCCAAAAGATTGATTCCAATAATCCAATATGTAGCAGTTCAGTAACTTTCTGGTTATTGACAAGACTTGAAGTAGTAGATCTACACGTTTATCTTCGTAAAAGgacagaaatatttatttatttttctttcattttgttGTCAATGCATTAACATGATAAATGATTGATGTGTCTCAtactcatatttaaaaaaatactgaacgTACACAGTCACTGAATATAAGTTGTGACAAACACAACTGACGCTTAACTAAATTTACGAAGTTAACGTTTTATCACTATTAACATTTATGACTGACAAGCATATCTACCTCTTGGCATTTTGAGCTTTTAATTTCGGAGAGCAAGAAATAAAAATCGTGTTACGCTTTCAGGGATAAGTAATCCTCACTGGAATTAATAGATATTCTGGAGGTTAATCATCCttaaaaagtaaatttaataCTGATTAAAATTGTTGTAGAATTTTAATGCACAATGACGTACTTAATTCACCAAAAGTAAAAAATAGGGAAAATACTACTTAATAATCTAGCTTCTCCCAATATTATAGCGCAAAAAGAGCACGTCGTCATAATCGGAACTATTTTTTACATCGAGTAACAACGGCAGCGAAAATCCgtgaaattcattttaatatttacaatgCCTAAAGTCAAACGAAGTAGAAAGCCGCCTCCAGACGGATGGGAACTGATTGAACCTACTTTAGACGAATTGGAGGCCAAAATGAGAGAaggtaaattattattaatagtataatgattttgaaatagatttcggatattttaaatcACAgttggaagtaacgtaccctggggaccgtttcaataagatatcgtatcgtaaatattaCGTTATCGTAACTCGAGTAGTTGCGATTGGATTTACGATTATCGTAAACCGTTTCAATAACCCCCTCATAAATGTCCTCGTAAATCGCTCACGCAATCtacgatttctttattgtacattcggTTTTCTTTGGGGTTATATTCAAACTGTCAACATCCGGTAGGGTGTTTACACCGGTAATGTGTTGCGGAAATTTGAGAAAAAGCACGtataacaaacattgaacagaGAGCGAGATGGCTCAAACGGGCTCAATAGacaatttattgcataaatcaatctttCGTACCGTGTTACAGTGgaatagtgttgtttttcacTGTGTGCAAAGTCCATGAACTAACTGGAATTGTTACCAACGTCGTttgtggaaatggaatttagaaatgtctaatcatcatgctgaattatcaacagcatcatttctgtggaacactgcgatatgccttatataagtgtttcatagttatggtgcttttaaaatagttcactatctgccaagattggaatggtacttgtatacaggtaaaataaataatagtgCAGTGTTCATTTTACTTAcatattgtagtgaaataaggtcacttccaacagtcttgctgttgggctagctctttagcgacgcggttaaagtgtctgactaccactctggaggtcatgggttcaatgcctggcttgagctcagtattttcacattaatggcgacaaGGCAAAAAacgaactgtgaatgcgggaatgggtctgagctgtttaatggtttctgggagggccatgcggatgcaatAGATGCTGTAGCaagcgtgtctgggccttgaaacattaaaagggggaggagtgtagtgaaataaggtcactaaggctgttgggctagctcttttgCGACGCGGTTAAAGTGTCCGACTactcgtgggttcaatccccggcttttgctcagtattttcacattaataacatacactatcacatataaatatttactcAACTCTTTGTATTAAAGCTTGATTCCTGAAAAAGTATGATGCTTATCAAGACACTGGAGTCTATTTCCCgagtagaaccaatactttgtgTCATCAGAGATGATGATCTTGAGGACCCTCCCTCATTGCCAGTGGGGATCAAAGTGGGACCTTCTGATAAAAGTAGCTAGACAGacactataattatgtaatattccaGGGCAACCTTTTtaaccgaggtattgtcatagccagctcgtcgcccGCCGTCTGccttccgcatcgtgctaaaactttgacattttgctctaaaatcaagtgcttccacctgcaactttttaacttcatatgtagatgcaccttgatgagttctacatgccacacccatttttgggtaacaaggtcttaggtcaaggtcactgtgaccttaaaaaaaatctgacaagcttaaatttattcaaaagtgcatataattattgatgattctgtaatacatgtagttacatatttaaaacagttacaaCATGTGTTACTCATTTTTTTGCTTTATGAAACATGGTTTATCTCCTTGCACATCCAACTCTCTCAgtaacgcttgattggtcattgtcagctcgggtacttcttacatgtaccttgggtactcttaagtatacttaaatgtaccccgggtcacTGATTACCCTAAAATGATATTGCTTATCTTCAACAAActaatctttaaaaacaaactgtatcaacatgctttttgagtaagagttttgataatatagaggccattgtacagaaaatttgacatgaatgtgaacataattaaaaaaaaaaaagcagacaacaaccgatttagcgttaaagttcccgggtatgtttaagtatatttaccgtacccagggtacatgtaagtatacttaagaatacctgcggtacatgtaagtagtacccgagccgtaaatgaccaatcaagcctcagTAACTGTTCCTAAATTACAGTCACTGTGTTGCCTTTTAAACTCCAACACAAAAAGGTCTTGACAAATGAAATGTAGCGGTATTTGCACCatatttgtctgtgtttaatgatcatgtaaataaacttgacatgcagaaaaataatatacttttaacataatttttatgtcccccaccactatagtggggggcatattgtttttgccctgtctgtctgttggtctgtctgtcttttggtttgtttgctccaactttaacattttgccataacttttgcaatattgaaaatagcaacttcatattcggcatgcatgtgtatctcatagagctgcacattttgagtggtgaaaggtcaaggtcatccttcaaggtcaaaggtaaaaacaagaaaccgtcggagacgggtgatgctccccaaagtttttttttgtcacaatattgcactctatattcagataaaaggaagtcttgagggcacagtagttggggggacaagaatatttttatataaattttcaaagaatcataactctgtgaaaatcatctgaccagaaccagctgataatatgcacatctccttttggtaactgaagcttcctataaagtttcattgaattccggtcattagttgctgagaaatagcccggacaagaattgcactatatgtacagataaatggaaaatttcaaagaatcataactctgtgaaaatcatctgaccagaacccgctgataatatgcacatctccttttggtaactg carries:
- the LOC127868736 gene encoding 28 kDa heat- and acid-stable phosphoprotein-like isoform X2, giving the protein MPRGGGRPPKKNYKGRSRQFTDEETLSQQLEKERKEKEWRAQRGEVDDDEETAEGGAEGVVKEKAEGGSGSESGSSDSESDEDKPVKGVSHLIDIENPNRALKKTQKLSTLDTNAAAAEGPQLSRREREEIEKQKAKERYQKMHTEGKTDEARADLARLALIRKQREEAAKKREEERVGKPS
- the LOC127868736 gene encoding 28 kDa heat- and acid-stable phosphoprotein-like isoform X1, giving the protein MPRGGGRPPKKNYKGRSRQFTDEETLSQQLEKERKEKEWRAQRGEVDDDEETAEGGAEGVVKEKAEGGSGSESGSSDSESDEDKPVKGVSHLIDIENPNRALKKTQKLSTLDTNAAAAEGPQLSRREREEIEKQKAKERYQKMHTEGKTDEARADLARLALIRKQREEAAKKREEERVAKESAGKQS